A region from the Enterobacter roggenkampii genome encodes:
- the rsmB gene encoding 16S rRNA (cytosine(967)-C(5))-methyltransferase RsmB, which yields MKKQNLRSMAAQAVEQVIEQGQSLSNVLPPLQQKVSDKDKALLQELCFGVLRTLSQLEWLINKLMSRPMTGKQRTVHYLIMVGFYQLLHTRIPPHAALAETVEGAVAIKRPQLKGLINGVLRQFQRQQDELLAEFAQTEARFLHPDWLLKRLKKAYPQQWQDIADANNQRPPMWLRVNRNHQTRDAWLALLEDAGMSGFTHDAYPDAVRLASPAPVHALPGFDEGWVTVQDASAQGCMTWLEPKNGEQILDLCAAPGGKTTHILEVAPQANVMAVDVDEQRLSRVYDNLKRLGMKAQVKQGDGRKPAEWCGEAQFDRILLDAPCSATGVIRRHPDIKWLRRDRDISELAQLQSDILDAIWPHLKPGGTLVYATCSVLPEENSQQIAAFLKRTPDAALHDTGTPECPGQQNLPGAEEGDGFFYAKLIKE from the coding sequence ATGAAAAAACAAAATCTACGCAGCATGGCGGCCCAGGCCGTCGAGCAGGTTATCGAGCAGGGCCAGTCACTGAGCAACGTCCTGCCTCCCCTGCAGCAAAAAGTCTCTGATAAAGATAAAGCCCTGCTTCAGGAGCTCTGCTTTGGCGTCCTGCGCACACTCTCGCAGCTTGAGTGGCTGATTAATAAGCTGATGTCCCGCCCAATGACAGGCAAGCAGCGCACCGTACATTATTTAATTATGGTGGGTTTTTATCAGCTTCTTCATACCCGCATCCCACCTCATGCCGCGCTGGCAGAGACGGTGGAAGGTGCCGTTGCGATTAAACGTCCTCAGCTGAAAGGGCTGATCAACGGCGTATTGCGTCAGTTCCAGCGACAGCAGGATGAGCTTCTGGCTGAATTTGCCCAAACCGAAGCGCGCTTCCTGCATCCGGACTGGCTGTTGAAGCGCCTGAAAAAAGCTTATCCGCAGCAGTGGCAGGACATTGCCGATGCCAACAACCAGCGTCCGCCAATGTGGTTACGCGTGAATCGTAATCACCAGACCCGTGACGCATGGCTGGCATTACTCGAAGACGCTGGAATGAGCGGCTTTACCCATGACGCATACCCTGATGCCGTGCGCTTAGCATCGCCTGCACCGGTACATGCATTACCCGGTTTTGATGAAGGCTGGGTAACCGTACAGGATGCCTCTGCTCAGGGTTGCATGACCTGGCTCGAACCTAAAAACGGTGAGCAGATCCTCGATCTCTGCGCCGCACCAGGGGGCAAAACGACGCATATTCTTGAAGTGGCTCCGCAGGCCAACGTGATGGCAGTGGACGTTGATGAGCAGCGTCTTTCACGCGTCTACGACAACCTCAAGCGCCTGGGCATGAAGGCACAGGTTAAGCAAGGCGATGGACGCAAACCCGCAGAATGGTGTGGCGAAGCACAATTCGATCGCATTTTGCTGGATGCCCCCTGCTCTGCAACCGGCGTGATTCGTCGTCATCCGGATATCAAGTGGCTGCGTCGCGATCGTGATATTAGTGAGCTTGCCCAACTGCAATCCGACATCCTCGACGCCATCTGGCCGCATCTCAAACCCGGCGGCACGCTGGTCTATGCAACCTGTTCAGTACTGCCGGAAGAAAACAGTCAGCAAATCGCGGCCTTCCTTAAACGAACCCCGGACGCGGCGCTGCACGATACGGGAACGCCTGAATGCCCGGGTCAGCAGAATCTGCCGGGTGCAGAAGAGGGTGATGGCTTCTTTTACGCTAAGCTAATCAAAGAGTGA
- a CDS encoding type I DNA topoisomerase → MAKSALFTVHKNEPCPQCGAELVIRSGKHGPFLGCSHYPECDYVRPLKSQADGHIVKILEGQLCPLCGGELALRQGRFGMFIGCSRYPECEHTEQIDKPDETAISCPQCQRGQLVQRRSRYGKTFHSCDRYPECQFVINFKPVAGICPNCNYPLLIEKKTAQGIKRFCASKQCGKPVTADQNSE, encoded by the coding sequence ATGGCCAAATCAGCACTATTCACGGTGCATAAAAACGAGCCCTGCCCGCAGTGCGGGGCTGAACTTGTTATTCGGTCCGGGAAACACGGCCCGTTTCTCGGTTGTTCTCACTATCCGGAATGTGATTATGTTCGTCCTCTGAAAAGCCAGGCGGATGGACATATCGTTAAAATTCTGGAGGGGCAGCTTTGTCCTCTTTGCGGTGGCGAACTCGCGCTACGCCAGGGGCGTTTCGGCATGTTTATTGGATGTAGCCGCTACCCGGAATGTGAACATACGGAACAAATTGATAAGCCTGATGAAACGGCAATCTCATGCCCTCAGTGTCAGCGCGGTCAGTTGGTACAGCGCCGCTCCCGTTATGGTAAGACTTTCCATTCGTGCGATCGCTACCCTGAATGCCAGTTCGTTATCAATTTTAAGCCGGTAGCGGGAATCTGCCCTAATTGCAATTATCCGCTACTGATAGAGAAGAAAACCGCGCAAGGCATTAAACGCTTCTGCGCCAGTAAACAATGTGGAAAGCCGGTTACGGCGGATCAAAATAGTGAATAA
- the mscL gene encoding large-conductance mechanosensitive channel protein MscL yields the protein MSFIKEFREFAMRGNVVDLAVGVIIGAAFGKIVSSLVADIIMPPLGLLIGGIDFKQFAFTLREAQGDVPAVVMHYGVFIQNVFDFVIVAFAIFMAIKLINKLNRKKEEPAAAPAPTKEEVLLSEIRDLLKEQNKRV from the coding sequence ATGAGTTTTATTAAAGAATTTCGCGAATTTGCGATGCGCGGAAACGTGGTGGATTTGGCAGTGGGTGTCATTATTGGTGCAGCATTCGGCAAGATTGTTTCATCATTAGTGGCCGACATTATCATGCCACCTTTAGGGTTGCTAATCGGGGGCATTGATTTCAAACAGTTCGCTTTCACGTTGCGTGAAGCACAGGGTGATGTGCCGGCAGTCGTGATGCACTACGGTGTATTTATTCAGAACGTATTTGATTTCGTGATTGTGGCGTTTGCCATTTTTATGGCTATCAAGCTGATCAATAAACTCAACCGTAAAAAAGAAGAGCCGGCAGCAGCGCCTGCACCGACAAAAGAAGAAGTGCTGCTGAGTGAGATTCGCGATCTGTTAAAAGAGCAGAACAAGCGCGTTTAA
- the fmt gene encoding methionyl-tRNA formyltransferase → MSKSLRIIFAGTPDFAARHLDALLSSGHQIVGVFTQPDRPAGRGKKLMPSPVKVLAEEHGLPVFQPASLRPQENQQLVADLNADVMVVVAYGLILPKAVLDMPRLGCINVHGSLLPRWRGAAPIQRALWAGDAETGVTIMKMDVGLDTGDMLYKLACPITSDDTSATLYDKLADLGPQGLIETLQQLADNTVKPEVQDDALVTYAEKLSKEEARIDWSLSAAQLERCIRAFNPWPMSWLEIDGQPVKVWKASVISGATTVEPGTIIDASKNGIQVATAQGILNLESLQPAGKKAMSAQDLLNSRREWFIPGNRLA, encoded by the coding sequence GTGTCTAAATCACTACGTATTATCTTCGCGGGAACCCCTGATTTTGCAGCGCGTCATCTTGACGCGCTGTTATCGTCTGGTCACCAGATTGTTGGCGTCTTTACCCAACCGGACCGTCCTGCTGGTCGCGGCAAAAAACTGATGCCGAGCCCGGTCAAGGTGCTGGCAGAAGAGCATGGGCTTCCTGTTTTCCAGCCCGCATCGCTGCGCCCGCAGGAAAATCAGCAGCTGGTTGCTGACCTGAATGCCGACGTAATGGTGGTGGTGGCTTACGGTTTAATTTTGCCAAAAGCCGTGCTCGATATGCCGCGCCTGGGTTGCATCAACGTTCATGGGTCCCTGCTCCCACGCTGGCGTGGTGCAGCACCTATCCAGCGCGCGCTGTGGGCAGGTGATGCCGAAACGGGCGTGACCATCATGAAGATGGACGTAGGTTTAGACACCGGCGACATGCTCTATAAACTGGCCTGCCCCATTACGTCAGACGATACCAGCGCCACGCTGTATGACAAACTGGCAGACCTTGGCCCACAAGGGCTCATCGAGACGCTTCAGCAGCTTGCTGACAATACGGTAAAACCAGAAGTTCAGGACGACGCGCTGGTAACCTACGCCGAAAAGCTGAGCAAAGAAGAAGCGCGGATCGACTGGTCCCTGTCAGCCGCTCAGCTTGAACGTTGCATTCGCGCTTTTAATCCGTGGCCGATGAGCTGGTTGGAAATTGATGGGCAGCCAGTAAAAGTCTGGAAAGCCTCCGTCATTAGCGGTGCGACTACGGTGGAACCCGGTACGATTATTGATGCCAGCAAGAACGGCATCCAGGTGGCGACTGCGCAAGGGATTTTGAATCTTGAATCGCTCCAACCGGCCGGTAAGAAAGCCATGAGTGCTCAGGATCTACTAAATTCCCGTCGCGAATGGTTTATCCCTGGCAATCGCCTTGCCTGA
- the tsaC gene encoding L-threonylcarbamoyladenylate synthase type 1 TsaC, which produces MNNNLPSGSIAHAVDVLKNEEVIAYPTEAVFGVGCDPDSETAVSRLLTLKQRPVEKGLILIAANYEQLKPYIDDSMLTPAQRETIFSAWPGPVTFVFPAQPTTPRWLTGRFDSLAVRVTDHPLVVELCLAFGKPLVSTSANLTGQPPCRTTEEVLAQFGNDFPVAVGETGGRLNPSEIRDALTGERFRQG; this is translated from the coding sequence GTGAATAATAACCTGCCATCAGGCTCCATTGCGCATGCAGTGGACGTACTGAAAAATGAAGAAGTCATCGCCTATCCAACTGAAGCTGTTTTTGGGGTCGGTTGCGATCCTGACAGCGAAACGGCGGTGAGCCGTCTGCTTACCCTGAAACAAAGACCCGTCGAGAAAGGACTGATTTTGATCGCTGCGAATTACGAGCAGCTTAAGCCCTATATTGATGACTCTATGCTAACGCCAGCACAGCGCGAGACAATCTTCTCCGCGTGGCCTGGACCGGTCACCTTTGTTTTCCCGGCGCAGCCGACAACCCCGCGCTGGTTAACCGGACGCTTTGATTCCCTTGCCGTTCGCGTCACTGACCATCCGCTGGTGGTGGAGCTGTGCCTGGCATTTGGTAAACCACTGGTCTCAACCAGCGCCAACCTGACCGGGCAGCCGCCTTGTCGGACAACCGAAGAAGTGCTGGCGCAGTTCGGGAATGACTTCCCTGTCGCTGTCGGTGAAACGGGAGGGCGCCTGAATCCATCTGAAATTCGCGACGCTTTGACCGGCGAACGTTTTCGCCAGGGGTAA
- the aroE gene encoding shikimate dehydrogenase translates to METYAVFGNPIAHSKSPLIHQQFAEQLQIDHPYGRVLAPVDAFIPTLEAFFAAGGKGANVTVPFKEEAFERADELTERASLAGAVNTLKRLEDGRLLGDNTDGIGLLSDLERLSFIKPGFRILLIGAGGASRGVLLPLLSLDCSVTITNRTFSRAEALAALFAHTGSVSAVALDDLVEREFDLVINATSSGISGEIPAIPASLVSAHMYFYDMFYQKGKTPFLNWCEQHGAKQLADGLGMLVGQAAHAVLLWHGVLPAVEPVIEKLKQELSA, encoded by the coding sequence ATGGAAACCTATGCTGTTTTTGGTAATCCCATTGCACACAGCAAGTCACCGTTGATCCATCAGCAGTTCGCGGAGCAGTTGCAGATAGATCACCCCTATGGTCGCGTACTGGCGCCAGTGGATGCCTTTATCCCTACGCTGGAGGCCTTTTTCGCCGCGGGGGGCAAAGGTGCGAATGTGACGGTCCCGTTTAAAGAAGAAGCCTTTGAACGTGCGGATGAGCTGACCGAACGCGCTTCACTTGCTGGTGCAGTCAATACCCTAAAACGGCTTGAGGATGGACGCCTTCTGGGGGACAACACCGACGGGATTGGTTTACTCAGCGATCTGGAAAGACTCTCCTTTATCAAGCCCGGATTCCGAATCCTGCTGATTGGCGCGGGTGGCGCATCGCGGGGCGTTTTGTTGCCTCTGCTTTCACTGGACTGTTCGGTGACCATCACGAACAGAACCTTTTCCCGGGCAGAAGCACTGGCGGCGTTGTTTGCGCATACCGGCAGCGTGAGCGCGGTAGCGCTTGACGATCTTGTCGAACGTGAGTTCGATCTTGTCATTAATGCCACATCCAGCGGCATCAGTGGCGAGATCCCGGCGATCCCCGCTTCGTTGGTCAGTGCGCATATGTACTTCTATGACATGTTCTATCAGAAAGGTAAGACGCCTTTCCTGAATTGGTGTGAACAACACGGCGCGAAACAGTTAGCCGATGGGCTGGGAATGCTGGTGGGGCAGGCTGCGCATGCGGTACTGCTCTGGCACGGAGTGTTGCCTGCTGTCGAGCCGGTCATTGAAAAGCTAAAGCAGGAGCTTTCGGCGTGA
- a CDS encoding DUF1992 domain-containing protein — MWLLDQWAERHIRDAQKKGEFDDLPGRGEPLMLDDDSHIAPELRAGYRLLKNAGCLPPELEQRREAVELVDLLKGIRQDDPRHSEISRRLALLELKLRQAGMNTDFLHGEYGERLLRKINEE, encoded by the coding sequence ATGTGGCTGCTTGACCAGTGGGCAGAACGCCATATTCGTGATGCCCAAAAAAAAGGTGAATTCGACGATCTTCCGGGACGCGGCGAACCCCTTATGCTTGACGATGACTCGCATATTGCGCCTGAATTACGCGCGGGATACCGTTTACTAAAGAATGCAGGCTGTCTCCCTCCTGAACTCGAACAGCGCAGAGAGGCTGTTGAACTTGTCGATCTGCTAAAAGGGATCCGTCAGGACGATCCGCGACATTCTGAAATTAGCCGCCGCCTCGCCCTGCTTGAACTTAAACTGCGTCAGGCAGGAATGAACACTGACTTTCTGCACGGTGAATACGGTGAACGCTTGTTGCGGAAAATAAACGAGGAGTAG
- the zntR gene encoding Zn(2+)-responsive transcriptional regulator: MYRIGELAKLANVTPDTIRYYEKQQMIDHEVRTEGGFRLYTDNDLQRLRFIRYARQLGFTLDSIRELLSIRIDPAHHTCQESKSIVQARLDEVEARIQELQTMQRSLQRLNDACCGTAHSSIYCSILEALEQGASGETEDC, translated from the coding sequence ATGTACCGTATCGGTGAACTTGCGAAGCTCGCGAACGTCACACCGGATACCATCCGATATTACGAAAAGCAGCAGATGATCGATCATGAAGTTCGTACTGAAGGTGGCTTTCGACTTTATACCGATAACGATCTGCAGCGCCTGCGGTTTATTCGTTATGCGCGTCAGCTTGGTTTCACATTAGATTCGATCCGCGAGTTATTATCGATCCGCATCGATCCGGCACATCACACCTGTCAAGAGTCGAAAAGCATTGTGCAGGCCCGGTTGGATGAAGTTGAAGCACGCATTCAGGAATTGCAAACCATGCAGCGCTCTCTGCAAAGGCTGAATGATGCTTGTTGTGGCACGGCCCACAGCAGTATTTATTGTTCTATTCTGGAAGCCCTTGAACAGGGGGCCAGTGGGGAAACCGAGGACTGTTGA
- the smg gene encoding DUF494 family protein Smg produces MFDVLMYLFETYIHNEAEMRVDQDKLTQDLTDAGFEREDIYNALMWLEKLADYQEGLAEPMQLASDPLSVRIYTAEECERLDASCRGFILFLEQIQVLNLETREMVIERVMALDTAEFELEDLKWVILMVLFNIPGCENAYQQMEELLFEVNEGMLH; encoded by the coding sequence ATGTTCGACGTACTGATGTATTTGTTTGAGACTTACATCCATAACGAAGCAGAAATGCGAGTGGATCAGGACAAGTTGACACAGGATCTTACCGATGCGGGATTTGAGCGGGAAGATATCTACAATGCGTTGATGTGGCTGGAAAAACTGGCTGATTATCAGGAAGGCCTTGCCGAACCGATGCAGCTTGCTTCTGACCCATTGTCAGTACGCATTTATACCGCTGAAGAGTGTGAACGGCTGGACGCCAGCTGCCGGGGGTTCATTTTATTCCTTGAGCAGATTCAGGTGCTAAACCTCGAAACGAGAGAAATGGTGATAGAGCGCGTCATGGCGCTGGATACCGCAGAATTTGAACTGGAAGATCTCAAATGGGTGATCCTGATGGTTCTGTTTAATATCCCGGGCTGTGAAAATGCCTATCAGCAAATGGAAGAATTACTCTTTGAAGTGAATGAAGGTATGCTGCACTAA
- a CDS encoding alternative ribosome-rescue factor A, whose translation MSRYQHTKGQIKDNAIEALLHDPLFRQRVEKNKKGKGSYLRKDKHAKRGNWEASGKQANRLFTTGLPALSF comes from the coding sequence ATGAGCCGCTATCAGCACACGAAAGGACAGATTAAAGACAATGCCATTGAGGCACTTCTTCATGACCCGCTATTCAGACAGCGCGTTGAGAAGAATAAAAAAGGGAAAGGAAGTTATCTGCGTAAAGACAAGCATGCAAAACGGGGTAACTGGGAGGCCAGTGGCAAACAAGCGAATCGCTTATTTACCACTGGCCTTCCTGCTTTAAGCTTCTGA
- the trkA gene encoding Trk system potassium transporter TrkA, which produces MKIIILGAGQVGGTLAENLVGENNDITIVDTNGDRLRVLQDKFDLRVVQGHGSHPRVLREAGADDADMLVAVTSSDETNMVACQVAYSLFNTPNRIARIRSPDYVRDAEKLFNSEAVPIDHLIAPEQLVIDNIYRLIEYPGALQVVNFAEGKVSLAVVKAYYGGPLIGNALSTMREHMPHIDTRVAAIFRHDRPIRPQGSTIVEAGDEVFFIAASQHIRAVMSELQRLEKPYKRIMLVGGGNIGAGLAHRLEKDYSVKLIERDQQRAAELAEKLQNTIVFYGDASDQELLAEEHIDQVDLFIAVTNDDEANIMSAMLAKRMGAKKVMVLIQRKAYVDLVQGSVIDIAISPQQATISALLSHVRKADIVGVSSLRRGVAEAIEAVAHGDETTSRVVGRSIDEIKLPPGTIIGAVVRGNDVMIANDNLRIEQGDHVIMFLTDKKFITDVERLFQPSPFFL; this is translated from the coding sequence ATGAAGATTATCATTCTGGGCGCAGGACAGGTTGGTGGAACGCTGGCGGAAAATCTGGTTGGCGAAAACAACGATATCACCATAGTGGATACAAACGGCGATCGCCTGCGTGTTTTACAGGACAAATTTGACCTGCGCGTTGTGCAGGGTCATGGTTCGCACCCCCGCGTCCTTCGTGAGGCGGGCGCTGACGATGCCGACATGCTGGTTGCGGTGACCAGTTCTGACGAAACCAATATGGTGGCCTGTCAGGTGGCCTACTCGCTTTTTAACACGCCAAACCGAATCGCGCGCATCCGCTCTCCGGACTATGTCCGCGATGCTGAGAAACTGTTTAATTCAGAAGCAGTTCCTATTGACCATCTCATCGCGCCAGAACAGCTGGTGATCGACAATATCTACCGTCTGATCGAATATCCGGGCGCCCTGCAGGTGGTGAACTTTGCCGAAGGTAAAGTGAGCCTGGCCGTCGTTAAGGCCTATTACGGCGGCCCGTTGATTGGCAACGCGTTGTCCACCATGCGCGAGCATATGCCGCATATTGATACGCGCGTCGCGGCTATTTTCCGCCACGACAGACCTATCCGCCCGCAGGGCTCTACGATTGTCGAAGCCGGGGACGAAGTCTTCTTTATTGCGGCTTCACAGCATATTCGTGCGGTGATGAGTGAACTTCAGCGTCTCGAAAAACCCTATAAACGCATTATGCTGGTCGGCGGCGGCAATATTGGTGCCGGTCTGGCACACCGGCTGGAAAAAGATTACAGCGTAAAATTGATCGAACGCGATCAGCAGCGAGCGGCTGAACTGGCGGAAAAACTGCAAAATACGATCGTATTTTATGGCGATGCGTCAGATCAGGAGTTGCTGGCTGAAGAGCATATTGATCAAGTTGATCTTTTTATTGCCGTCACCAACGACGACGAGGCGAATATAATGTCCGCCATGCTCGCGAAACGTATGGGGGCAAAGAAGGTCATGGTGCTTATCCAGCGCAAGGCCTATGTTGATCTGGTTCAGGGCAGCGTCATTGATATTGCCATTTCGCCGCAGCAGGCGACAATTTCCGCGTTACTGAGCCATGTGCGTAAAGCGGATATTGTTGGTGTGTCATCGCTTCGTCGCGGGGTAGCGGAAGCCATTGAAGCCGTAGCGCACGGAGATGAAACCACATCACGCGTCGTAGGCCGTTCGATAGACGAAATTAAGCTGCCACCGGGCACCATTATTGGTGCTGTCGTGCGCGGGAATGATGTCATGATTGCCAATGATAATTTGCGCATTGAGCAAGGCGATCACGTTATTATGTTCCTTACCGATAAAAAGTTTATTACCGACGTCGAACGTTTATTCCAGCCAAGTCCATTCTTCCTTTAA
- the dprA gene encoding DNA-protecting protein DprA, whose amino-acid sequence MTSTEIWLRLMHTGSLCGDVMVEAAARLQRQEGIDTLVLRNAGLTAKQAERFVALNESELERSLIWLEQSGHHLLTANHPLYPPLLRTIPDYPGALFIKGNPETLNTVQLAVVGSRAPSWYGERWGKILCEQLSQSGFTITSGLACGIDGVAHSAALSVKGRSVAVLGNGLFSIYPRRHQALAMRLIESDGAIVSEFPLSAQPRPANFPRRNRIISGLSKGVLVVEAARRSGSLVTARCALEQGREVFALPGPIGNPGCEGPHWLIKQGATPVTEVADILENLQYGLQWLQEDPEKRQYSSDQGKVALPFPKLLANVGDEVTPVDVVAERAGQPVPVTVAQLLELELAGWIAAVPGGYVRLRRACHVRRTDVFV is encoded by the coding sequence ATGACATCTACCGAGATTTGGCTACGGCTCATGCACACAGGTTCTTTGTGTGGTGATGTCATGGTGGAAGCGGCTGCACGACTGCAGAGGCAGGAAGGCATCGACACGCTTGTCTTACGAAATGCTGGGCTGACAGCAAAGCAGGCTGAACGGTTCGTTGCGCTCAATGAGAGTGAGCTGGAACGTAGCCTGATATGGCTTGAGCAGTCGGGTCATCATTTATTAACGGCCAACCATCCCCTTTATCCCCCTTTGCTCCGCACGATCCCTGATTATCCCGGAGCATTATTCATAAAAGGTAACCCTGAGACGCTTAATACCGTTCAGCTGGCGGTGGTAGGCAGTCGTGCGCCGTCATGGTACGGCGAGCGGTGGGGGAAAATCCTGTGCGAACAACTTTCACAAAGTGGTTTCACGATCACCAGCGGGCTGGCCTGTGGTATTGATGGCGTTGCCCACAGCGCGGCGCTGTCAGTAAAAGGACGAAGTGTCGCGGTGCTGGGAAACGGTCTTTTTAGTATTTATCCACGTCGGCATCAGGCATTGGCGATGCGGCTTATTGAGTCTGACGGCGCGATAGTGTCTGAGTTTCCGCTTTCCGCGCAGCCCCGACCGGCAAACTTTCCGCGTCGTAATCGCATCATCAGCGGCCTTAGCAAAGGCGTGCTGGTCGTTGAAGCCGCGCGGCGAAGCGGTTCGCTGGTCACGGCACGGTGCGCGCTCGAACAGGGGCGAGAAGTCTTCGCCTTGCCCGGCCCGATAGGTAATCCCGGATGCGAGGGACCGCACTGGCTGATTAAGCAGGGGGCAACACCGGTAACGGAAGTCGCGGACATTCTTGAAAATTTGCAATATGGGCTGCAATGGCTGCAGGAAGATCCCGAAAAGCGACAATATTCATCAGATCAGGGAAAGGTGGCATTGCCATTTCCCAAGCTCCTGGCTAACGTAGGAGATGAGGTAACACCTGTTGACGTTGTCGCTGAACGTGCCGGCCAACCTGTGCCAGTAACGGTAGCACAGCTACTCGAACTGGAGTTAGCAGGGTGGATCGCAGCTGTACCCGGCGGCTATGTCCGATTAAGGAGGGCATGCCATGTTCGACGTACTGATGTATTTGTTTGA
- the rplQ gene encoding 50S ribosomal protein L17 codes for MRHRKSGRQLNRNSSHRQAMFRNMAGSLVRHEIIKTTLPKAKELRRVVEPLITLAKTDSVANRRLAFARTRDNEIVAKLFNELGPRFASRAGGYTRILKCGFRAGDNAPMAYIELVDRSEKAEAAAE; via the coding sequence ATGCGCCATCGTAAGAGTGGTCGTCAACTGAACCGCAACAGCAGCCATCGCCAGGCTATGTTCCGCAACATGGCAGGTTCACTGGTTCGTCATGAGATCATCAAGACGACCCTGCCTAAAGCGAAAGAGCTGCGTCGCGTAGTTGAGCCGCTGATTACTCTTGCCAAGACTGACAGCGTTGCTAATCGTCGTCTGGCATTCGCCCGTACTCGTGATAACGAGATCGTGGCAAAACTGTTTAACGAACTGGGCCCGCGTTTCGCGAGCCGTGCCGGTGGTTACACTCGCATTCTGAAGTGTGGCTTCCGTGCAGGCGACAACGCGCCGATGGCTTACATCGAGCTGGTTGATCGTTCAGAGAAAGCAGAAGCTGCTGCAGAGTAA
- the def gene encoding peptide deformylase — MAVLQVLHIPDERLRIVAEPVKEVNAEIQRIVDDMFDTMYAEEGIGLAATQVDIHKRIIVIDVSENRDGRLVLINPELLEKSGETGIEEGCLSIPEQRALVPRAEKVKIRALDRDGNPFELEADDLLAICIQHEMDHLVGKLFIDYLSPLKQQRIRQKVEKLDRLRSRA; from the coding sequence ATGGCAGTTTTGCAAGTATTACATATTCCGGACGAGCGCCTTCGCATCGTCGCTGAACCGGTTAAAGAAGTGAATGCAGAAATCCAGCGTATCGTTGATGATATGTTCGATACCATGTACGCCGAAGAAGGCATTGGCCTGGCGGCAACGCAGGTGGACATTCACAAGCGTATTATCGTGATCGACGTTTCTGAGAATCGCGATGGCCGTCTGGTGCTGATCAACCCAGAGCTGCTTGAAAAGAGTGGCGAAACCGGTATTGAGGAAGGCTGTCTGTCTATTCCAGAACAGCGTGCGTTAGTGCCGCGTGCTGAGAAAGTGAAAATTCGCGCTCTGGATCGTGACGGTAATCCGTTCGAACTGGAGGCAGACGATCTGCTGGCGATTTGTATTCAGCATGAGATGGATCACCTGGTCGGTAAACTGTTTATCGATTATCTCTCGCCGCTGAAACAGCAGCGTATTCGTCAGAAAGTAGAGAAACTGGATCGTTTGCGTTCTCGCGCATAA